A genomic stretch from Macadamia integrifolia cultivar HAES 741 unplaced genomic scaffold, SCU_Mint_v3 scaffold3006, whole genome shotgun sequence includes:
- the LOC122067613 gene encoding small acidic protein 1-like has protein sequence MFARKFYFYGFLDRPFRRGEQYLRIQEDLRGRVRIEQKREMKPSPTYFGDFDDHGSTVAMDVDDADPLEMLAEGVVNIDNKLADSDFFNAFEDDFDDSDIN, from the coding sequence ATGTTCGCTAGAAAGTTCTATTTTTATGGCTTTCTCGATAGACCTTTTCGTCGGGGAGAACAGTACTTAAGGATTCAGGAGGACTTGCGTGGCAGGGTGAGAATTGAGcagaagagagagatgaagcCCTCGCCGACATACTTCGGAGATTTCGACGACCACGGCTCTACTGTCGCTATGGACGTCGACGATGCCGACCCACTCGAGATGTTGGCGGAGGGAGTCGTTAATATCGACAACAAGCTCgctgattctgatttcttcAATGCCTTCgaagatgattttgatgattcagACATCAACTGA